In the Juglans microcarpa x Juglans regia isolate MS1-56 chromosome 6D, Jm3101_v1.0, whole genome shotgun sequence genome, one interval contains:
- the LOC121235237 gene encoding cucumisin-like, with amino-acid sequence MAKAGLIHVLLCPLLLVALLQSCHGQERQVHIVYMGELPRGDFSGASTHHSMLEGVLGSTSSAKESLIYSYGKSFNGFAAKLTDDEVAKLSEMEGVISVFPDRKLKLHTTRSWDFMGVTKPKRGSPQEGDVIIGLLDTGIWPESESFSDEGLSPPPGKWKGECQGANFTCNNKIIGARYYNSDNNSDDDTDFKSPRDSEGHGTHTSSTAAGREVVGASYFGLAEGTATGGVPGARIAMYKVCWSFGCSSADILAGFDDAIADGVDVISVSLGSDFPGQYFEDPIAIGSFHAMRKGILTSASAGNSGPFPSTVSNFAPWIQTVAASTIDRKFVAQVALGNGQVYTGVSINSFDLNGKSFPLIWGGGAVNYSAGADTTISKFCFPGALNSHKVQGKIVLCETIDGIRGIFIASTGVSIANGVGTIMAADSSINDFAFSYSFPATVISTEDGLKVLDYIKSTENPIATILVGETWKDVMAPYVVSFSSRGPNPITPDILKPDLTAPGVDILAAWSPVAPPSIDSEDTRSVKFNVISGTSMSCPHASGAAAYVKAVHPNWSPAAIKSALMTTAYVVDAKKHEDLEFAYGSGHINPLKAIDPGLIYDASEADYIDFLCKQGYNTTTLKLITGDNSSFCTTTVPGRAWSLNYPSFSIAVEDGLPIRAVFSRTVTNVGPPNSTYTLSWYMPSSLTVRVEPSVLSFSAIGEKKSFTVTVYGPKIEQQPITSGAITWTYGVRVVRSPLVVYTILPGSSFSFSASQNKPNFKGSSMYHNNGILGGHK; translated from the exons TACTTCATCTGCCAAAGAGTCACTAATCTACAGTTATGGGAAGAGTTTTAACGGATTTGCCGCTAAATTAACGGATGATGAAGTTGCAAAGTTGTCAG AAATGGAAGGTGTAATTTCAGTTTTTCCAGACCGTAAACTAAAGCTTCACACTACAAGGTCATGGGACTTCATGGGTGTCACAAAGCCCAAACGTGGAAGCCCTCAAGAAGGAGATGTCATTATTGGGCTCCTAGACACAG GAATCTGGCCAGAATCTGAGAGCTTCAGTGATGAAGGACTCAGCCCTCCACCTGGTAAATGGAAGGGTGAGTGCCAAGGTGCCAACTTCACCTGCAACAA CAAGATCATTGGAGCACGTTACTACAATAGTGACAACAACTCCGACGACGACACAGACTTTAAATCTCCAAGGGACTCTGAGGGTCATGGAACCCATACTTCCTCAACCGCTGCAGGAAGGGAGGTAGTTGGAGCGAGCTACTTTGGGCTAGCCGAAGGAACTGCAACAGGTGGAGTTCCTGGCGCAAGGATTGCCATGTATAAAGTTTGCTGGTCATTCGGATGTTCTTCGGCCGATATCCTGGCAGGATTTGATGATGCAATAGCAGATGGAGTTGACGTTATTTCAGTGTCCCTTGGTTCTGACTTTCCTGGGCAATATTTTGAAGACCCAATTGCTATTGGATCTTTCCACGCCATGAGAAAAGGCATTTTGACCTCTGCTTCTGCTGGAAACTCAGGGCCTTTTCCATCAACTGTCAGCAATTTCGCACCTTGGATACAAACTGTTGCTGCCAGCACCATTGACCGAAAATTTGTTGCCCAAGTTGCCCTTGGCAACGGACAAGTCTACACG GGCGTCTCCATTAATAGTTTTGATCTCAATGGAAAATCATTTCCCTTGATTTGGGGCGGAGGTGCTGTAAATTACTCTGCAGGAGCTGATACAACAATTTCGAAATTTTGCTTTCCTGGTGCACTAAATTCACACAAAGTTCAAGGAAAAATCGTCTTATGTGAAACTATCGACGGTATCCGCGGCATTTTCATAGCCAGCACCGGCGTTTCAATAGCCAATGGTGTGGGAACCATTATGGCTGCAGACTCATCCATCAATGATTTTGCCTTTAGTTACTCATTCCCAGCAACAGTAATCAGCACAGAAGATGGCCTCAAAGTTTTGGACTACATCAAATCAACAGA AAACCCAATCGCAACTATTTTAGTCGGCGAGACATGGAAGGACGTCATGGCACCTTATGTTGTATCGTTTTCTTCCAGAGGACCAAACCCCATCACCCCAGACATTCTCAAG CCGGATCTCACCGCCCCTGGAGTGGACATTCTTGCTGCTTGGTCTCCCGTGGCACCACCTTCCATCGACTCTGAGGACACCAGGAGTGTCAAATTCAACGTAATTTCTGGCACATCCATGTCTTGCCCTCACGCTAGTGGTGCAGCTGCTTATGTTAAGGCTGTCCATCCAAACTGGTCCCCTGCCGCCATTAAATCTGCCCTCATGACCACAG CTTACGTCGTGGACGCAAAGAAGCATGAAGACCTTGAATTCGCCTATGGATCAGGTCATATCAACCCATTGAAAGCCATAGACCCAGGGCTCATCTATGATGCATCTGAGGCAGACTACATTGACTTCCTCTGTAAGCAGGGCTACAATACCACCACGCTAAAACTCATCACAGGAGACAACAGCAGTTTCTGCACCACCACAGTACCTGGAAGAGCTTGGAGCCTCAATTATCCCTCATTCTCCATAGCCGTGGAAGATGGTTTGCCAATTAGAGCTGTGTTTAGTAGAACAGTCACCAACGTTGGCCCGCCAAACTCGACCTACACTCTCAGTTGGTACATGCCTTCCTCTCTTACCGTTAGAGTAGAACCATCTGTCCTGTCATTCTCTGCCATTGGAGAGAAAAAGTCGTTTACTGTGACGGTCTATGGCCCAAAAATTGAACAGCAGCCGATCACATCAGGGGCTATTACGTGGACTTATGGGGTTCGTGTGGTGAGAAGCCCACTTGTGGTTTACACAATTCTCCCTGGTTCTTCATTCTCCTTCTCCGCGTCTCAGAATAAACCAAATTTCAAAGGTTCCTCCATGTATCACAATAATGGGATACTTGGCGGCCACAAGTAA